A genomic stretch from Litoribacterium kuwaitense includes:
- a CDS encoding dihydroorotate dehydrogenase: MKLAVDIGRLVLQNPIMPASGTFGPEMADSLDFNQIGALVPKSITKYPRPGNPTPRVCETSAGMINSIGIQSKGIEYYEKELIPQYAKYSPPLIPSISADSIEEFAEMSARLGAHPDVAALELNISCPNLKGNGLAFGMEADTTYTLMKAVRHVTDKPVIPKLTPNVTSIQTIAKAAEEAGADALNVANTMLAMAIDVDTWKPKIGQGMGGFSGPATKPVIVRLIYQTAQAVNIPIIGCGGIMNGEDVIEMMLAGASAVQVGTASFIQPDAMIRILEEVKLYMSERGIDDIHTVIGAALPKKAEEVKPECGM; the protein is encoded by the coding sequence ATGAAGCTTGCGGTTGATATTGGCAGACTTGTCCTGCAAAATCCAATTATGCCGGCATCGGGGACATTTGGTCCGGAAATGGCGGATTCGCTTGATTTTAACCAAATCGGTGCCCTCGTTCCAAAAAGCATCACAAAGTACCCTCGCCCAGGCAATCCGACACCGCGCGTTTGTGAGACGAGCGCAGGCATGATTAATTCGATCGGCATTCAATCAAAAGGAATCGAATACTACGAAAAAGAATTGATTCCACAATATGCAAAATATTCACCACCATTGATTCCGAGTATCTCCGCTGATTCGATCGAAGAATTTGCGGAAATGTCAGCTCGCCTTGGCGCTCACCCTGATGTTGCTGCACTTGAACTTAATATATCCTGCCCAAATTTAAAAGGGAATGGACTTGCTTTCGGAATGGAAGCAGATACGACATACACGCTTATGAAAGCTGTTCGTCATGTCACTGACAAACCGGTTATCCCGAAGCTTACACCGAACGTCACGAGCATTCAAACGATTGCTAAGGCGGCAGAAGAAGCTGGCGCCGACGCCTTAAATGTCGCCAATACGATGCTTGCGATGGCGATTGATGTCGATACGTGGAAGCCAAAAATCGGTCAAGGAATGGGCGGTTTTTCAGGACCAGCGACGAAGCCGGTGATCGTTCGCCTCATCTATCAAACAGCACAAGCGGTCAATATTCCAATTATCGGCTGTGGCGGCATTATGAACGGTGAAGATGTGATCGAAATGATGCTTGCCGGTGCCAGTGCTGTGCAAGTCGGCACGGCGAGCTTTATCCAGCCAGACGCAATGATTCGTATTTTAGAAGAAGTGAAGTTGTATATGAGTGAACGGGGTATCGATGACATTCATACAGTTATTGGTGCAGCATTGCCTAAAAAAGCAGAAGAGGTGAAGCCTGAATGTGGGATGTAG
- the allB gene encoding allantoinase AllB has translation MWDVEIKNGTLVHADRLEKANVYIKDGKIAAVSATELPGAEKTIDASGQYVFPGFIDTHVHSRDPGGTHKEDFAHSTRAAAAGGITSIFEMPNTKPPVDNPANFDAQKANLSEKAFVDFGLWGICLGHLNNDQQLPLAKKGVIGLKFFWGYAVHQKTFELMYNYKPGMEDVIPPFTDGEVYEMFEHAAKTDKVFAIHAENSALIQQLTARVEARGGKTYRDLLEGRPSLAESLTIETGISMARATGARLHILHISTKEGVELVRKAQQEGLPITGETCPHYLFLHEGDYEKVGPKMKVYPPVKFKEDQDALWEGLADGTLSHVCSDHAPHTAEEKDGDLWSIPAGMCGVESLAPLMLNAVSEGRLELTDVSRLLAEGPAKLFGVDKQKGTLAIGSDADVTIVDMNVHKPIVEAELHSKSKVTAYDGFPVKGWPVMTIVRGHVQMAEGQLAEKECGQLILPDDLS, from the coding sequence ATGTGGGATGTAGAAATTAAAAACGGCACGTTGGTTCATGCAGACCGATTAGAGAAGGCGAACGTTTATATAAAAGACGGCAAGATTGCCGCAGTGTCAGCAACGGAGCTTCCCGGAGCGGAAAAAACGATTGATGCTTCTGGTCAATACGTCTTTCCTGGCTTTATTGACACCCACGTCCACAGTCGTGATCCAGGCGGAACGCATAAAGAAGATTTTGCCCATTCCACAAGGGCTGCCGCAGCTGGGGGCATTACGTCTATCTTTGAAATGCCGAACACGAAGCCTCCGGTCGACAATCCGGCGAACTTTGATGCACAAAAAGCAAACCTTTCCGAAAAAGCCTTTGTCGATTTTGGGCTGTGGGGCATTTGTCTCGGCCATTTAAATAACGATCAGCAGCTCCCGCTTGCGAAAAAAGGCGTGATTGGGTTGAAATTTTTCTGGGGCTATGCGGTCCATCAGAAAACGTTTGAGCTCATGTACAATTACAAGCCTGGTATGGAAGACGTTATTCCGCCATTTACGGACGGAGAAGTGTACGAAATGTTTGAGCACGCCGCCAAAACAGACAAAGTGTTTGCAATACATGCGGAAAACAGCGCACTGATTCAACAACTGACAGCTCGCGTAGAAGCAAGAGGTGGCAAAACGTATCGGGATTTACTCGAAGGACGCCCAAGTTTAGCAGAATCATTGACGATTGAAACCGGCATTTCAATGGCCCGAGCGACTGGTGCACGGCTTCACATTCTTCATATAAGTACGAAGGAAGGTGTCGAGCTCGTTCGCAAAGCACAGCAAGAAGGCTTGCCGATCACAGGCGAGACATGCCCGCATTATCTTTTCCTCCATGAAGGAGATTACGAGAAAGTCGGTCCGAAAATGAAAGTATATCCACCGGTAAAATTTAAGGAAGATCAGGATGCCCTTTGGGAAGGTCTTGCTGACGGTACGCTCTCCCACGTGTGCTCCGACCATGCGCCGCATACAGCAGAAGAGAAAGACGGCGATCTTTGGTCAATTCCGGCAGGCATGTGTGGAGTAGAATCGCTCGCACCATTGATGCTGAACGCTGTAAGCGAGGGTCGCCTTGAGCTGACTGATGTATCCCGACTGCTCGCCGAAGGACCCGCCAAGCTTTTCGGTGTCGACAAGCAAAAAGGGACGCTTGCTATTGGAAGCGACGCTGATGTCACGATTGTCGATATGAATGTACACAAACCGATCGTTGAAGCAGAGCTGCACAGTAAAAGTAAAGTAACGGCGTATGACGGCTTTCCAGTGAAAGGATGGCCTGTGATGACGATTGTCCGCGGTCACGTGCAAATGGCTGAAGGCCAGTTGGCGGAGAAAGAGTGCGGTCAGCTCATTTTGCCAGATGATTTATCCTGA
- a CDS encoding recombinase family protein, with translation MKGRPIVKVGIYLRKSRAEDGTQDLAKHKKYLIEVAERNGWSYELYEEIESSQALVRPELQRLRQDIGLDKIDAVMVHAVDRLSRKQRHFLEIMEDYFVEQGMTTLYVKDTEYDLTDTTTVTMLQIQATMSQAEYSFIVNRLNEGRKASVKQGVITGKIIYGYEYDKETRKIKPHPEESKLVRKITDMLLEGESYKGICDKLNTLGYRTRKGNLWDIHNIKSIAHSPIIRGHVIQQWKDEQIEVKNSHEALITDAEYAKIKQILDDRAKNYKSLSKAPKHYLQGLLRCPNCKRVMTIAGSKPKRSKLPDGTLERSGDYVYYIRACRPYVKQKEKCGNNGCQAVVIEDAIRELVKSYKHQVEQTIKELLETDAKEIKNSKKSDVDALKRAITKLESKEEPWLDMIGDDDAPVSQDVIFKQVAKIKDEKAELMEQLRQAEEQYSAVDIEQEIKHQSNIVNSLEKWDDLSDEQKRQTLQMTFKEIWYSRFDKDEPPELDVVLNGYE, from the coding sequence ATGAAAGGGAGACCTATTGTGAAAGTAGGCATTTATTTAAGAAAGTCAAGGGCTGAGGATGGTACTCAGGACTTAGCCAAGCATAAAAAGTATTTGATTGAGGTAGCTGAGAGGAATGGATGGAGCTATGAGCTATATGAGGAGATAGAAAGCTCTCAGGCTTTAGTTAGACCTGAGCTACAAAGGTTAAGACAGGATATAGGATTAGATAAGATTGATGCTGTTATGGTTCATGCTGTGGACAGGCTCAGTAGAAAACAAAGACATTTCCTAGAGATAATGGAGGATTATTTTGTAGAGCAGGGAATGACTACCCTCTATGTAAAAGATACTGAGTATGACCTTACAGACACTACTACAGTAACAATGCTACAGATACAGGCAACAATGTCTCAGGCTGAGTATAGCTTTATTGTAAATAGATTGAATGAGGGCAGAAAGGCATCTGTTAAGCAGGGAGTCATTACAGGTAAAATTATTTATGGTTATGAATATGACAAAGAAACTAGAAAGATTAAGCCTCATCCTGAGGAGTCCAAATTAGTTAGAAAGATAACTGATATGCTCCTAGAGGGAGAGTCATATAAGGGCATTTGTGACAAGCTCAATACTTTAGGATATAGGACTAGAAAAGGTAATCTGTGGGATATACACAATATAAAAAGTATAGCTCATAGTCCTATTATTAGAGGTCATGTTATCCAACAATGGAAAGATGAGCAGATTGAGGTTAAGAATAGCCATGAGGCTTTAATTACAGATGCTGAGTATGCAAAGATAAAGCAGATACTTGATGATAGAGCTAAAAACTATAAGAGCCTTTCTAAAGCTCCTAAGCATTACTTGCAGGGATTGCTCAGATGCCCAAACTGTAAAAGAGTAATGACTATAGCAGGTAGCAAACCTAAGAGGAGTAAGCTCCCTGATGGTACTCTAGAAAGGTCAGGAGATTATGTATATTACATCAGAGCCTGTAGACCTTATGTTAAACAAAAAGAAAAGTGTGGGAATAATGGATGTCAGGCTGTAGTAATTGAGGATGCTATTAGAGAGCTAGTTAAGAGCTATAAGCATCAGGTAGAGCAGACAATAAAGGAGCTACTAGAAACTGATGCAAAAGAGATAAAGAATAGTAAAAAGTCTGATGTAGATGCTCTTAAAAGAGCCATCACTAAGCTAGAGAGTAAAGAGGAGCCATGGTTAGATATGATAGGGGATGATGATGCTCCTGTATCTCAAGATGTTATCTTTAAACAGGTTGCAAAGATTAAGGATGAAAAGGCTGAGCTGATGGAACAGCTTAGACAAGCTGAGGAGCAATACTCTGCTGTAGATATTGAGCAGGAGATAAAGCATCAGTCTAACATTGTAAACTCCTTAGAGAAATGGGATGACCTGTCTGATGAGCAAAAGAGACAGACTCTACAGATGACTTTTAAGGAGATATGGTATAGCAGATTTGATAAAGATGAGCCTCCTGAGTTGGATGTAGTTCTAAATGGATATGAGTAA